AGACGAAGGCTACGGGACGTTCGCCTGCACTCTAAACCTTGCCACAGGCTCTGCGGAGATGAAAGAGCAGTGCAGAGAGGCGGACGAGATCGTCGTTCTCGACGGCTGCCCGAACCGGTGCGCCGCAACGGTCGCGGCGGCGCAGGGGATCGAGCCCGACCAGGGGGTCGTCGTCAGCGAACTCGGGATCGAAATCTCCCACGATTTCGAGATCTCGGACGAAGAGATCGAGATCGTCCTCGGCGCCGTCTGG
Above is a window of Methanofollis tationis DNA encoding:
- a CDS encoding putative zinc-binding protein, producing MKRAPGDSLTEETGCTCGCGGEGKKRIIFPCAGASNVGQLTNIVALELEDEGYGTFACTLNLATGSAEMKEQCREADEIVVLDGCPNRCAATVAAAQGIEPDQGVVVSELGIEISHDFEISDEEIEIVLGAVWEGQGRGKKRTPHDHAGDCTCGCGRK